A stretch of Channa argus isolate prfri chromosome 16, Channa argus male v1.0, whole genome shotgun sequence DNA encodes these proteins:
- the LOC137101634 gene encoding sex comb on midleg-like protein 4 isoform X1: MLQMSVPAATAQKSDSNNSEMQSAAVAPSFIPSQSGKIPGRKRGRPPLRNVAKMDFPNRYPESLPPLKVPKKRGRKPGFKLKPRMVMTPLAISPPSSTPEPDMSSIPQDAATIPHSATPQVLTVCIYINKQAITGPNLDRKKIQQLPDHFGPDRPSVVLQQAVQGCIDSAFQQKTVFTLLTQGYGGEKISGVVQRPPSATFDGKQHLLSLPVVNSIDYVLRFLKKLCRSLHCENLFSDQPITQHSSGSYQSDAETSMAEDYHLDQSDGKRYSVDPGDSAFSAISSSYSPKSSYGFRSSQQFSNGLASMSMCRQSSTSPNTFPESNRTGGYNASPESQESKAPSNKDPSTWSVEDVVWFIRDADPQALGPHTDIFRKHEIDGNALLLLKSDMIMKYLGLKLGPALKLCYHIDKLKQTKF, from the exons ATG CTCCAAATGAGTGTACCTGCAGCCACGGCACAGAAATCAGACAGCAACAACAGTGAAATGCAATCAGCTGCAGTGGCTCCCTCTTTCATCCCTAGCCAGTCTGGGAAGATACCGggcagaaagagagggagacccCCACTCCGCAATGTTGCCAAGATGGATTTTCCTAACCGTTACCCTGAGTCGCTCCCACCGCTCAAAGTGCCCAAGAAGCGGGGGAGAAAGCCAGGCTTCAAG CTCAAACCCAGGATGGTGATGACACCATTGGCTATTTCTCCACCCAGCAGCACCCCTGAGCCTGATATGAGCTCCATTCCTCAGGATGCCGCAACCATTCCCCACTCTGCCACGCCCCAGGTGCTCACAG tctgTATCTACATCAACAAGCAGGCCATCACAGGCCCCAACCTGGACAGAAAGAAGATCCAGCAGCTCCCTGATCACTTCGGACCTGACAGGCCTTCCGTGGTGCTGCAGCAGGCTGTCCAAGGCTGCATTGACAGCGCCTTCCAGCAAAAAACAGTGTTCACTCTCCTCACGCAAGGCTACGGGGGAGAAAAAATATCAGGTGTTGTACAAAGACCTCCCTCAG CCACATTTGATGGGAAGCAGCACCTTCTGAGCCTCCCCGTGGTGAACAGCATCGACTATGTGCTTCGTTTTCTAAAGAAACTCTGTCGCAGCTTGCACTGTGAAAACCTCTTCAGTGATCAACCCATTACCCAGCACAGTAGTGGCTCCTACCAGTCAGATG CAGAAACCTCTATGGCTGAGGACTACCATTTAGACCAGTCAGATGGCAAACGCTACTCCGTGGACCCTGGCGATTCGGCTTTTAGTGCCATAAGCTCGTCCTACTCGCCAAAGTCGTCCTATGGTTTTCGCTCATCACAGCAGTTTTCCAACGGCTTGGCCTCCATGAGCATGTGCAGGCAGTCATCCACCAGCCCAAACACATTCCCAGAGAGCAACAGGACAG GAGGTTATAATGCATCTCCAGAGTCGCAGGAGTCCAAGGCTCCCTCCAATAAAGACCCATCCACCTGGTCTGTGGAGGATGTTGTGTGGTTCATCAGGGATGCAGACCCCCAGGCTCTGGGCCCCCACACAGATATCTTTAGAAAACAT GAGATAGATGGAAACGCCTTGTTACTCCTAAAGAGCGACATGATCATGAAGTACCTCGGACTGAAGCTGGGACCAGCCTTGAAACTTTGCTACCACATTGACAAACTAAAGCAGACTAAGTTCTAA
- the LOC137101634 gene encoding sex comb on midleg-like protein 4 isoform X3 produces MSVPAATAQKSDSNNSEMQSAAVAPSFIPSQSGKIPGRKRGRPPLRNVAKMDFPNRYPESLPPLKVPKKRGRKPGFKLKPRMVMTPLAISPPSSTPEPDMSSIPQDAATIPHSATPQVLTVCIYINKQAITGPNLDRKKIQQLPDHFGPDRPSVVLQQAVQGCIDSAFQQKTVFTLLTQGYGGEKISGVVQRPPSATFDGKQHLLSLPVVNSIDYVLRFLKKLCRSLHCENLFSDQPITQHSSGSYQSDAETSMAEDYHLDQSDGKRYSVDPGDSAFSAISSSYSPKSSYGFRSSQQFSNGLASMSMCRQSSTSPNTFPESNRTGGYNASPESQESKAPSNKDPSTWSVEDVVWFIRDADPQALGPHTDIFRKHEIDGNALLLLKSDMIMKYLGLKLGPALKLCYHIDKLKQTKF; encoded by the exons ATGAGTGTACCTGCAGCCACGGCACAGAAATCAGACAGCAACAACAGTGAAATGCAATCAGCTGCAGTGGCTCCCTCTTTCATCCCTAGCCAGTCTGGGAAGATACCGggcagaaagagagggagacccCCACTCCGCAATGTTGCCAAGATGGATTTTCCTAACCGTTACCCTGAGTCGCTCCCACCGCTCAAAGTGCCCAAGAAGCGGGGGAGAAAGCCAGGCTTCAAG CTCAAACCCAGGATGGTGATGACACCATTGGCTATTTCTCCACCCAGCAGCACCCCTGAGCCTGATATGAGCTCCATTCCTCAGGATGCCGCAACCATTCCCCACTCTGCCACGCCCCAGGTGCTCACAG tctgTATCTACATCAACAAGCAGGCCATCACAGGCCCCAACCTGGACAGAAAGAAGATCCAGCAGCTCCCTGATCACTTCGGACCTGACAGGCCTTCCGTGGTGCTGCAGCAGGCTGTCCAAGGCTGCATTGACAGCGCCTTCCAGCAAAAAACAGTGTTCACTCTCCTCACGCAAGGCTACGGGGGAGAAAAAATATCAGGTGTTGTACAAAGACCTCCCTCAG CCACATTTGATGGGAAGCAGCACCTTCTGAGCCTCCCCGTGGTGAACAGCATCGACTATGTGCTTCGTTTTCTAAAGAAACTCTGTCGCAGCTTGCACTGTGAAAACCTCTTCAGTGATCAACCCATTACCCAGCACAGTAGTGGCTCCTACCAGTCAGATG CAGAAACCTCTATGGCTGAGGACTACCATTTAGACCAGTCAGATGGCAAACGCTACTCCGTGGACCCTGGCGATTCGGCTTTTAGTGCCATAAGCTCGTCCTACTCGCCAAAGTCGTCCTATGGTTTTCGCTCATCACAGCAGTTTTCCAACGGCTTGGCCTCCATGAGCATGTGCAGGCAGTCATCCACCAGCCCAAACACATTCCCAGAGAGCAACAGGACAG GAGGTTATAATGCATCTCCAGAGTCGCAGGAGTCCAAGGCTCCCTCCAATAAAGACCCATCCACCTGGTCTGTGGAGGATGTTGTGTGGTTCATCAGGGATGCAGACCCCCAGGCTCTGGGCCCCCACACAGATATCTTTAGAAAACAT GAGATAGATGGAAACGCCTTGTTACTCCTAAAGAGCGACATGATCATGAAGTACCTCGGACTGAAGCTGGGACCAGCCTTGAAACTTTGCTACCACATTGACAAACTAAAGCAGACTAAGTTCTAA
- the LOC137101634 gene encoding sex comb on midleg-like protein 4 isoform X5 has product MLQMSVPAATAQKSDSNNSEMQSAAVAPSFIPSQSGKIPGRKRGRPPLRNVAKMDFPNRYPESLPPLKVPKKRGRKPGFKLKPRMVMTPLAISPPSSTPEPDMSSIPQDAATIPHSATPQVLTVCIYINKQAITGPNLDRKKIQQLPDHFGPDRPSVVLQQAVQGCIDSAFQQKTVFTLLTQGYGGEKISATFDGKQHLLSLPVVNSIDYVLRFLKKLCRSLHCENLFSDQPITQHSSGSYQSDETSMAEDYHLDQSDGKRYSVDPGDSAFSAISSSYSPKSSYGFRSSQQFSNGLASMSMCRQSSTSPNTFPESNRTGGYNASPESQESKAPSNKDPSTWSVEDVVWFIRDADPQALGPHTDIFRKHEIDGNALLLLKSDMIMKYLGLKLGPALKLCYHIDKLKQTKF; this is encoded by the exons ATG CTCCAAATGAGTGTACCTGCAGCCACGGCACAGAAATCAGACAGCAACAACAGTGAAATGCAATCAGCTGCAGTGGCTCCCTCTTTCATCCCTAGCCAGTCTGGGAAGATACCGggcagaaagagagggagacccCCACTCCGCAATGTTGCCAAGATGGATTTTCCTAACCGTTACCCTGAGTCGCTCCCACCGCTCAAAGTGCCCAAGAAGCGGGGGAGAAAGCCAGGCTTCAAG CTCAAACCCAGGATGGTGATGACACCATTGGCTATTTCTCCACCCAGCAGCACCCCTGAGCCTGATATGAGCTCCATTCCTCAGGATGCCGCAACCATTCCCCACTCTGCCACGCCCCAGGTGCTCACAG tctgTATCTACATCAACAAGCAGGCCATCACAGGCCCCAACCTGGACAGAAAGAAGATCCAGCAGCTCCCTGATCACTTCGGACCTGACAGGCCTTCCGTGGTGCTGCAGCAGGCTGTCCAAGGCTGCATTGACAGCGCCTTCCAGCAAAAAACAGTGTTCACTCTCCTCACGCAAGGCTACGGGGGAGAAAAAATATCAG CCACATTTGATGGGAAGCAGCACCTTCTGAGCCTCCCCGTGGTGAACAGCATCGACTATGTGCTTCGTTTTCTAAAGAAACTCTGTCGCAGCTTGCACTGTGAAAACCTCTTCAGTGATCAACCCATTACCCAGCACAGTAGTGGCTCCTACCAGTCAGATG AAACCTCTATGGCTGAGGACTACCATTTAGACCAGTCAGATGGCAAACGCTACTCCGTGGACCCTGGCGATTCGGCTTTTAGTGCCATAAGCTCGTCCTACTCGCCAAAGTCGTCCTATGGTTTTCGCTCATCACAGCAGTTTTCCAACGGCTTGGCCTCCATGAGCATGTGCAGGCAGTCATCCACCAGCCCAAACACATTCCCAGAGAGCAACAGGACAG GAGGTTATAATGCATCTCCAGAGTCGCAGGAGTCCAAGGCTCCCTCCAATAAAGACCCATCCACCTGGTCTGTGGAGGATGTTGTGTGGTTCATCAGGGATGCAGACCCCCAGGCTCTGGGCCCCCACACAGATATCTTTAGAAAACAT GAGATAGATGGAAACGCCTTGTTACTCCTAAAGAGCGACATGATCATGAAGTACCTCGGACTGAAGCTGGGACCAGCCTTGAAACTTTGCTACCACATTGACAAACTAAAGCAGACTAAGTTCTAA
- the LOC137101634 gene encoding sex comb on midleg-like protein 4 isoform X4, whose product MLQMSVPAATAQKSDSNNSEMQSAAVAPSFIPSQSGKIPGRKRGRPPLRNVAKMDFPNRYPESLPPLKVPKKRGRKPGFKLKPRMVMTPLAISPPSSTPEPDMSSIPQDAATIPHSATPQVLTVCIYINKQAITGPNLDRKKIQQLPDHFGPDRPSVVLQQAVQGCIDSAFQQKTVFTLLTQGYGGEKISATFDGKQHLLSLPVVNSIDYVLRFLKKLCRSLHCENLFSDQPITQHSSGSYQSDAETSMAEDYHLDQSDGKRYSVDPGDSAFSAISSSYSPKSSYGFRSSQQFSNGLASMSMCRQSSTSPNTFPESNRTGGYNASPESQESKAPSNKDPSTWSVEDVVWFIRDADPQALGPHTDIFRKHEIDGNALLLLKSDMIMKYLGLKLGPALKLCYHIDKLKQTKF is encoded by the exons ATG CTCCAAATGAGTGTACCTGCAGCCACGGCACAGAAATCAGACAGCAACAACAGTGAAATGCAATCAGCTGCAGTGGCTCCCTCTTTCATCCCTAGCCAGTCTGGGAAGATACCGggcagaaagagagggagacccCCACTCCGCAATGTTGCCAAGATGGATTTTCCTAACCGTTACCCTGAGTCGCTCCCACCGCTCAAAGTGCCCAAGAAGCGGGGGAGAAAGCCAGGCTTCAAG CTCAAACCCAGGATGGTGATGACACCATTGGCTATTTCTCCACCCAGCAGCACCCCTGAGCCTGATATGAGCTCCATTCCTCAGGATGCCGCAACCATTCCCCACTCTGCCACGCCCCAGGTGCTCACAG tctgTATCTACATCAACAAGCAGGCCATCACAGGCCCCAACCTGGACAGAAAGAAGATCCAGCAGCTCCCTGATCACTTCGGACCTGACAGGCCTTCCGTGGTGCTGCAGCAGGCTGTCCAAGGCTGCATTGACAGCGCCTTCCAGCAAAAAACAGTGTTCACTCTCCTCACGCAAGGCTACGGGGGAGAAAAAATATCAG CCACATTTGATGGGAAGCAGCACCTTCTGAGCCTCCCCGTGGTGAACAGCATCGACTATGTGCTTCGTTTTCTAAAGAAACTCTGTCGCAGCTTGCACTGTGAAAACCTCTTCAGTGATCAACCCATTACCCAGCACAGTAGTGGCTCCTACCAGTCAGATG CAGAAACCTCTATGGCTGAGGACTACCATTTAGACCAGTCAGATGGCAAACGCTACTCCGTGGACCCTGGCGATTCGGCTTTTAGTGCCATAAGCTCGTCCTACTCGCCAAAGTCGTCCTATGGTTTTCGCTCATCACAGCAGTTTTCCAACGGCTTGGCCTCCATGAGCATGTGCAGGCAGTCATCCACCAGCCCAAACACATTCCCAGAGAGCAACAGGACAG GAGGTTATAATGCATCTCCAGAGTCGCAGGAGTCCAAGGCTCCCTCCAATAAAGACCCATCCACCTGGTCTGTGGAGGATGTTGTGTGGTTCATCAGGGATGCAGACCCCCAGGCTCTGGGCCCCCACACAGATATCTTTAGAAAACAT GAGATAGATGGAAACGCCTTGTTACTCCTAAAGAGCGACATGATCATGAAGTACCTCGGACTGAAGCTGGGACCAGCCTTGAAACTTTGCTACCACATTGACAAACTAAAGCAGACTAAGTTCTAA
- the LOC137101634 gene encoding sex comb on midleg-like protein 4 isoform X2 yields MLQMSVPAATAQKSDSNNSEMQSAAVAPSFIPSQSGKIPGRKRGRPPLRNVAKMDFPNRYPESLPPLKVPKKRGRKPGFKLKPRMVMTPLAISPPSSTPEPDMSSIPQDAATIPHSATPQVLTVCIYINKQAITGPNLDRKKIQQLPDHFGPDRPSVVLQQAVQGCIDSAFQQKTVFTLLTQGYGGEKISGVVQRPPSATFDGKQHLLSLPVVNSIDYVLRFLKKLCRSLHCENLFSDQPITQHSSGSYQSDETSMAEDYHLDQSDGKRYSVDPGDSAFSAISSSYSPKSSYGFRSSQQFSNGLASMSMCRQSSTSPNTFPESNRTGGYNASPESQESKAPSNKDPSTWSVEDVVWFIRDADPQALGPHTDIFRKHEIDGNALLLLKSDMIMKYLGLKLGPALKLCYHIDKLKQTKF; encoded by the exons ATG CTCCAAATGAGTGTACCTGCAGCCACGGCACAGAAATCAGACAGCAACAACAGTGAAATGCAATCAGCTGCAGTGGCTCCCTCTTTCATCCCTAGCCAGTCTGGGAAGATACCGggcagaaagagagggagacccCCACTCCGCAATGTTGCCAAGATGGATTTTCCTAACCGTTACCCTGAGTCGCTCCCACCGCTCAAAGTGCCCAAGAAGCGGGGGAGAAAGCCAGGCTTCAAG CTCAAACCCAGGATGGTGATGACACCATTGGCTATTTCTCCACCCAGCAGCACCCCTGAGCCTGATATGAGCTCCATTCCTCAGGATGCCGCAACCATTCCCCACTCTGCCACGCCCCAGGTGCTCACAG tctgTATCTACATCAACAAGCAGGCCATCACAGGCCCCAACCTGGACAGAAAGAAGATCCAGCAGCTCCCTGATCACTTCGGACCTGACAGGCCTTCCGTGGTGCTGCAGCAGGCTGTCCAAGGCTGCATTGACAGCGCCTTCCAGCAAAAAACAGTGTTCACTCTCCTCACGCAAGGCTACGGGGGAGAAAAAATATCAGGTGTTGTACAAAGACCTCCCTCAG CCACATTTGATGGGAAGCAGCACCTTCTGAGCCTCCCCGTGGTGAACAGCATCGACTATGTGCTTCGTTTTCTAAAGAAACTCTGTCGCAGCTTGCACTGTGAAAACCTCTTCAGTGATCAACCCATTACCCAGCACAGTAGTGGCTCCTACCAGTCAGATG AAACCTCTATGGCTGAGGACTACCATTTAGACCAGTCAGATGGCAAACGCTACTCCGTGGACCCTGGCGATTCGGCTTTTAGTGCCATAAGCTCGTCCTACTCGCCAAAGTCGTCCTATGGTTTTCGCTCATCACAGCAGTTTTCCAACGGCTTGGCCTCCATGAGCATGTGCAGGCAGTCATCCACCAGCCCAAACACATTCCCAGAGAGCAACAGGACAG GAGGTTATAATGCATCTCCAGAGTCGCAGGAGTCCAAGGCTCCCTCCAATAAAGACCCATCCACCTGGTCTGTGGAGGATGTTGTGTGGTTCATCAGGGATGCAGACCCCCAGGCTCTGGGCCCCCACACAGATATCTTTAGAAAACAT GAGATAGATGGAAACGCCTTGTTACTCCTAAAGAGCGACATGATCATGAAGTACCTCGGACTGAAGCTGGGACCAGCCTTGAAACTTTGCTACCACATTGACAAACTAAAGCAGACTAAGTTCTAA